Sequence from the Gracilinanus agilis isolate LMUSP501 chromosome 6, AgileGrace, whole genome shotgun sequence genome:
GGATTCAGACCTCCATTAGTTCTTTGaaagcagatagcattttttatcatgagccctttgagattgttttgggtctgtattgctgaaaatagttaagttattcatagATGTTCACTGTAAATtatttctgtcactgtgtacagtgttctcctggttctgcttatttcactcttttaGTTTGTGTAgatttttttccagctttttctgagtacctcctgctcatcatttctaacagttcaataatcttttattatgatcatatattataacttagccattcctcaattgatacaCTATCCCCTCACTTTTCAATTATTTGCCCCCAAATAAAGagttgttttaaatgtttttgtatatataagtccttctcctttttgtttttgtttttttaatctctgggatacaaatctagtaatggtattattgggtcaaagggtatgttcTGTGTTATAATCCTTTggccatggttccaaattgccctccagaatggttgaatcagtttacaactctcccaaaatttcccaaaatgtctcaatttcctccctctcctctcccaaaaCAAAgagttttgccattttccttttctgtcttaatagCCAATCCGataggtacctcagagttgttttaatttgcatttctttaattaatagtgatttagagctgcatgactatagagaactttagttactttgagaactgccagTTTATAATTTATCAAccggggaatggcttgtattcttatacatccAACTCAttaagaaatgaagcctttattagagacttgtaaaaaaattttgtgCCATTATGATGAATATGCATTACTTTTCATTCTATTTCCCACTTGTTTAGTGTCTGACCACCACCTCCcttaattttccctcttttctatcagctcaTGTCCCTTCTCTTATCtgctttccctcctactttcctataggaCCCAGTTGATTGTTtatgttcttccttcattgaaCCAATTTTGAGGAGAATAAGATTTAtgtcttcccctccactgtaaaaactcTACTATGCCTCTTATGTGTGAGAATATACCCCATtctacttcttccttcccccttcttccaaTGGattcctctctcatctcttttttaactttatatcACCCCATCATATTCAGCTAACATCCTTGCTTTCTATGTATTCctcttctaactgccctaatgacAGATTTCTTAgaagttataagaatcatcttcttGTGAAGGGGTGCACACAATTGAACcttattgaatatattttgatttatcttttttgtttttcatgcttctcttgagtcttatatatgagagtcagattttccattcagctcttgtcttttcatcatgaatgtttgaaagtcctctatttcagaGAATATCTATTTtcccccctgaaggattatacttagttttgctgggtaagtaaTTTTTGGTTGAAGTCCTCTGGAATAGCATAATCTATCCccaatcctttaatatagaagctgctaaatcttgtgttatcctgattgtgattccatgatatctgaatcgtttcttttttgtctatatgaaatattttccccttgagTTTGGacttctagaatttggctataatattcctgggagttatcttttgagatctctttcaggaggtaatcactggattctttgaatttctattttaccctctttttctagagtattagggcagttttccttgataatttcctgGAAGATGATATCtaggctcttttaaaaaatttttttgatcatggcttccaggtagtccaataattcttagataatCTCTCCTgagtttattttccatttcagttgtctttttatttttttttttattatttcttttgccaattgatttcatgcacccccatgactcactcagccatgcatccttggctgatcttttcaggggagtaatgtgttagttaaaattttcccaaggggtgtgtgtgtgttaagtttttataatcataatgtctgaattataatctatattgcaagtcaatttttactcctttaggaaTAATCTCAGGGGGTTAATGTtagttctcagaagaaaatgtatgttttataatctataatgtaaagtttaaattctttgagagtaatttcaggataaggattttgccatctccccagaacccagacaatgaacctgtttggtggaggcaccaaaagatgcctgaaaagccttcactggatcatgaagatccaaatttgaactttggggtgcagttgatttgaactatgggggttgaatgagttggatgcatttattttgaatagacAATTTATAccagaaagggggactgcccccttaatggttttttgtcaatgtaccgaacattggttttgttctttctcccttttatctctaaattattgtaaacactattttgattatgttttcctgatccattggggagatttatctcccgaaggatcacaggggggtaatgtgttagttaaaatcacctggggttctatttggaaggattgagcctcaatatatgtatcaatatagtgtttgacaaacttctgtggacctgtgggggaacttagaactacatttcccgtggtccaatgggtttcctgttttagattacatcttcaaggtgagggatggctttaaatattgggaagggACTTTgagcttcctctttagttaccagGGTGCACGaagatatgaaaggtaaaatggctgaggcggcaatttgaataattacaggcgcatggtctaatgatttttatctctatcatttTCATATATATCTCTATCATATcaggcttttattaaaatactattctcccttttaatatctgccttaatcatttttaataacaacatgCTAGATTGaacttcttgggggcagctgggaggtgCAGTAGgcagatggagtgctgggcctggactctggaaactcatctttctgagttcatatctgtgCTCAGATCCTCCCTGGCTGTATGGCTCTGGGCagccttaaccctgtttgcctcagtttcctcatctgtaaggggagctacccagctgcccctgagctaTGCTTTTTAACAAGTTTACTCCTTAAATAAAGCCAGctcaatggcaaaacaaaagacaattacttgaaggcaaagagagagagaaaaaaacaactttttgggGGGATTAGCTATTCTTCTGTGCTCTCTTCCCTAAGGgcaataaaaggaagaataatagCGTATTTGCATGTGTCTGGCTTTTCTTAGTGTTTTTGGGTCAGAAGGAAAAAGCCAAAAAGCAGAGACAAAATCCCTAAAACTTCAACCTCAAATCCACTGATTTGGGGCTATCTACCCTCCTTGTGTAAAAACCTTCAGTAGCAGCCTTCAGTAGGAACCCAAagtcagctttaaaaaaaaaacaacaaaaaacaaaactgtttgAAAACTAGAAGGGGGGTGGGGCTGAATGGCTAGTTTTTTTCTGCACAATGTTCCCCTGTCGAAAAGCAGGCTTGAAAACCCACATGGGATGGGGGGAGTATGGCTGAAGGGATTGGGGATCTCACCCTTCTGTGGGAAAAAAGCACATGGACAGGAGAGAGGACAACGACCTGTCTTTCTTCTCAATGTGGGCCATGGCAACAGCAGCAACAGTCCGaggagggtgggcaatggggctgGGAGAGCACAGAGTGCAAGAAGAGGCAGGAGAGAAAATGCagcttgcaaaatttatctactcTCTATCTTAAAAAATACTTGAGAATTCTGTCCCTTCATGGTCAGAcaaattgttaagattaaaattaatatacaataactaagtattatattttacaaagtttattaataataactaaagtaaaaaaagttagCTAACCCAGCCTTGGttgcaagagaagagagagagaggcggagTCACAGCGACAGAGACAGCGTCTTGGAGGCCATTAAATCACACATGCTTGCCAGCCAGGAGATAGCAAAGCAGCAAGCCAGGGAGATGTTGGTTGAGGGGACGATGGGAACAGAGAAAGGGTATGTCAACCTGGATATGCCTCTCCGCCACGTGCCTGAGAATTCTCACTTTGAGATTGTATTTGCCAAGCGCAAGGGTCACAGAAAAGATGGCAGTGAAAGCTGGAGCCTGCATCAAATTCTATGTTTTGACCAttgggaaaagaataaagaagattGTGAAGTGTCCTGACCTTCACAAAGATGGCTGTAAACTCTGTGTTTATGCCTTCAAAGGAGAAACCACACGGGAAGCCTTGACCAAAGATGGCAGATTTCTTCCTTTACTGGAAACCAGAAAGTGGAATCTGATAGAAAATGTCGAGTCAGTTTTAGAAAACAACCAAATAGCGGACAACTTAGAGGACAAATGTTTTGAGGTCAAAAGAATGCCATCATACGGGACATTAGCCAGAGCTTCTCAGAGCTGTGAGGTGGAGCAGAGACTAAGCTGTGACTTAGAAAGGCGCATTTTGGATCAGTTTTCCAGTTTGACAAAAGAACGCTTACAAATCAGCAACATTTTTGatcaagagaaaaaggaaaagaagaggccAATCAGGACCCTATTTAACATAcatagaaagaactttgggaaacTAAGCTCAGCCTCTATCCCAGTTAAAGTAATTCAATTTCTGAGCATTCTCAGTAACTGTGTGGGATACATATTCTGGGACAACAATGGAAACCAAGAAGGAGCCACCTGTTTTGTCTTAAAGAATCACCACGTTCTTACTTGCAGCCGTGTCATGAACTTCATTGTAGGTTTAGGCGTGGAGCTGGAGGAGGCAGCACAAGCGATCAGTGGCTCTGCTTGGGCGGCCTTTACTTTTGAAGATATTCATGGAAGCCAAGACAAAGAGTGGCTCATCGAGCCTTGGTTTGAAGTTTGATCAATCCCTGGATTATGCGCTGCTGACACTGGAGAATGGCTCTCCCATTCCCATGGGTTGGTGGGACCAAATTGCTTCTCCACCAAAGAATGGCAACCTGCATATCATTGGTCACCCAGATCAACAGGAAAAATCAACTGATAAATGTGTGATCATTCCCCAACCGCTTCGGGAACTGGTGTGTCAAAGCCACTTCCAGGTCGCTGTGGAAAGTAACTCTATCCTCACATTTTCACCAAGAAGTTTCCAGGAGGTTTCTACAAACCAGAAGGTAATCACCTTCCGAGGGGCTTCTGGCTCCCCCATCTTCCATGCAAATGGGAAGCTAGTTGCCACGCATGCTGCAGGTTTTCTATATTGCGACAAAGGAATAAATTATGGCATCATTGAGTTTGGGTATCCAATGGAGGCAATGGCTTGGGATATTAAGCATCGATATGAGACCTTCTAGAGCTCACAGTTCTTAAGTCaagaagatattgaaatggtGAGTGATGATGAGTAAGACTAGAATCTGTCATCTTAAAAAAATCTTGTTCTCAGGTTGGTGGTGCTGAATGGTTTACCAATCTGTAAGAAATGACTAATGAATTTCATGAcataaaaaaatctttggaacaatttcatgtaatcaagaACACTTAAAAAAGAGGATCTTTTATTCCTTCatcaagtacttattaagcatctattgcATGCAAGGTGCTGGGGGTAAAAAGCTCAATTCATAATCGTTGTATGGATCTGTCTTAGTACTAGCCAAGAAAATGTCAGTTTTGTGAGAGCTCTGTTCTGTATTTTAGTCTCCAGTGGGCATAGTAGGTGGAAGTATCATGGATAGAGTGctctggaggacctgagttcaaatccagcttcaaacccttattagatgtgtgacactgaacaagtcacttaacctcagcctcaattttctcagctataaaatggggatactaggAAAGCAAATGGCACACCATTCTaggaactttgcca
This genomic interval carries:
- the FAM111A gene encoding LOW QUALITY PROTEIN: serine protease FAM111A (The sequence of the model RefSeq protein was modified relative to this genomic sequence to represent the inferred CDS: inserted 4 bases in 2 codons; substituted 1 base at 1 genomic stop codon), translating into MLASQEIAKQQAREMLVEGTMGTEKGYVNLDMPLRHVPENSHFEIVFAKRKGHRKDGSXKAGACIKFYVLTIGKRIKKIVKCPDLHKDGCKLCVYAFKGETTREALTKDGRFLPLLETRKWNLIENVESVLENNQIADNLEDKCFEVKRMPSYGTLARASQSCEVEQRLSCDLERRILDQFSSLTKERLQISNIFDQEKKEKKRPIRTLFNIHRKNFGKLSSASIPVKVIQFLSILSNCVGYIFWDNNGNQEGATCFVLKNHHVLTCSRVMNFIVGLGVELEEAAQAISGSAWAAFTFEDIHGSQDKEWLIEPWFEVXDQSLDYALLTLENGSPIPMGWWDQIASPPKNGNLHIIGHPDQQEKSTDKCVIIPQPLRELVCQSHFQVAVESNSILTFSPRSFQEVSTNQKVITFRGASGSPIFHANGKLVATHAAGFLYCDKGINYGIIEFGYPMEAMAWDIKHRYETFXSSQFLSQEDIEMVSDDE